One window from the genome of Oryza glaberrima chromosome 3, OglaRS2, whole genome shotgun sequence encodes:
- the LOC127766195 gene encoding uncharacterized protein LOC127766195, whose amino-acid sequence MVTTRGMAATASAAEGYEREREARIQENMERMQKLGIRDLANRFNQSATGFAGGGSWSGSDRWRRKVPVTAGPASPSPARRSLRLKSLDPVNYCEIRTRKGKDVEGGSSVPIEVGSEEEVNAEDAAPVAKEDQGHSEAIQDEDADHHQVNDPADDDGDEDDRESVVTSSSQDCEVNLEDIIGCATSSKPAGPKKRKLIERKP is encoded by the exons ATGGTGACGACGCGGGGGATggccgcgacggcgtcggctGCGGAAGGGtacgagagggagagggaggcgaggaTCCAGGAGAACATGGAGCGGATGCAGAAGCTGGGGATACGTGATCTTGCCAACCGCTTCAACCAGTCCGCGACCGgtttcgccggcggcgggagctggaGCGGGAGCGATCGCTGGAGGCGGAAGGTGCCTGTGACGGCGGGACCCGCATCCCCATCGCCTGCTCGTCGGTCACTCAG GCTGAAGAGCCTAGATCCTGTTAACTACTGCGAGATTCGGACAAGAAAGGGCAAGGATGTTGAAGGTGGAAGCTCTGTTCCAATTGAGGTTGGGTCCGAGGAAGAAGTTAACGCAGAAGATGCTGCTCCGGTCGCTAAGGAGGATCAGGGCCATTCAGAGGCTATCCAGGATGAAGATGCTGACCACCACCAAGTGAATGACCCcgctgatgatgatggtgacGAGGATGACAGGGAGTCTGTGGTGACGTCTAGTTCTCAGGATTGTGAGGTTAATCTAGAAGACATTATTGGGTGTGCCACTTCATCTAAGCCGGCTGGCCCAAAGAAGAGAAAGTTGATCGAACGAAAGCCCTGA
- the LOC127766194 gene encoding vacuolar protein-sorting-associated protein 37 homolog 1-like isoform X2 — MSWRFPLFGSQQQQPDTNFQDNPTQPWYPPSVLGSSSHPSLPNSSSGSPHQRASDNPQSLRGQPSPAEAAGIIARLKDKSVDDLQRLLKDKEAYNAFFNSLDQVKTQNNLRDELRKETVQLARDNLEKEQRISEIRNQCTIIRTTELAAAQDRLADLERQRDEVMKSYSPAALLDKLQKLMAKLDEESEELHQKFLEDIDLPTFVQKHNKLRTAYHKQALLHLAGKTSVR; from the exons ATGAGCTGGAGATTTCCTCTTTTCGG ctcgcagcagcagcaacctgaTACAAATTTCCAGGACAACCCTACACAACCATGGTACCCTCCGTCTGTCCTTGGTTCATCTTCACATCCATCCCTGCCCAACTCGTCCAGTGGTAGTCCACATCAAAGAGCTTCTGATAATCCCCAATCATTGCGTGGTCAGCCATCTCCAGCTGAGGCTGCAGGGATAATTGCTCGCTTAAAGGACAAAAG TGTTGATGACTTGCAGAGACTGTTGAAAGACAAAGAGGCATACAATGCTTTCTTCAATTCACTCGATCAAGTTAAAACCCAGAACAAT TTGCGGGATGAGCTTAGAAAGGAGACAGTGCAACTTGCAA GGGATAATTTGGAAAAGGAACAGCGGATCTCGGAGATTAGGAATCAG TGCACTATTATAAGAACTACAGAACTAGCTGCTGCTCAGGATAGGTTGGCTGATTTAGAAAGGCAAAGGGATGAGGTTATGAAGTCGTATTCCCCTGCTGCACTGCTCGACAAGCTCCAAA AATTGATGGCGAAGTTAGATGAGGAGTCTGAGGAGCTGCATCAGAAGTTCCTGGAGGACATTGACCTCCCTACCTTTGTGCAGAAGCACAACAAGCTCCGAACTGCCTACCACAAGCAGGCATTGCTCCATCTCGCCGGCAAGACCTCGGTTCGCTGA
- the LOC127766194 gene encoding vacuolar protein-sorting-associated protein 37 homolog 1-like isoform X1 yields the protein MSWRFPLFGSSQQQQPDTNFQDNPTQPWYPPSVLGSSSHPSLPNSSSGSPHQRASDNPQSLRGQPSPAEAAGIIARLKDKSVDDLQRLLKDKEAYNAFFNSLDQVKTQNNLRDELRKETVQLARDNLEKEQRISEIRNQCTIIRTTELAAAQDRLADLERQRDEVMKSYSPAALLDKLQKLMAKLDEESEELHQKFLEDIDLPTFVQKHNKLRTAYHKQALLHLAGKTSVR from the exons ATGAGCTGGAGATTTCCTCTTTTCGG CagctcgcagcagcagcaacctgaTACAAATTTCCAGGACAACCCTACACAACCATGGTACCCTCCGTCTGTCCTTGGTTCATCTTCACATCCATCCCTGCCCAACTCGTCCAGTGGTAGTCCACATCAAAGAGCTTCTGATAATCCCCAATCATTGCGTGGTCAGCCATCTCCAGCTGAGGCTGCAGGGATAATTGCTCGCTTAAAGGACAAAAG TGTTGATGACTTGCAGAGACTGTTGAAAGACAAAGAGGCATACAATGCTTTCTTCAATTCACTCGATCAAGTTAAAACCCAGAACAAT TTGCGGGATGAGCTTAGAAAGGAGACAGTGCAACTTGCAA GGGATAATTTGGAAAAGGAACAGCGGATCTCGGAGATTAGGAATCAG TGCACTATTATAAGAACTACAGAACTAGCTGCTGCTCAGGATAGGTTGGCTGATTTAGAAAGGCAAAGGGATGAGGTTATGAAGTCGTATTCCCCTGCTGCACTGCTCGACAAGCTCCAAA AATTGATGGCGAAGTTAGATGAGGAGTCTGAGGAGCTGCATCAGAAGTTCCTGGAGGACATTGACCTCCCTACCTTTGTGCAGAAGCACAACAAGCTCCGAACTGCCTACCACAAGCAGGCATTGCTCCATCTCGCCGGCAAGACCTCGGTTCGCTGA